The Sander lucioperca isolate FBNREF2018 chromosome 4, SLUC_FBN_1.2, whole genome shotgun sequence DNA segment AAGGGAACCAAACGTGAAGAAGAGTGATATTGTTCGTACACACTGCAAAAGTGTTAATATTCTTTCATTTTTACTTTAAATCAAACAGAGTCTGCATGCATGTGAACACATGTTGTGAAAGACAAAGTGAAGAGACAGACCTGGATATTCACTTTGGAGATGGACATCTGGGTGGTGGACTGCCTCTGGAATTCACTGTTTGACTCTTTGTCAGTTCCTTTCAGAGAGACCACAAACTCCCCCTCAGGGACTACATCAACAGTCGCCAGGATTTCTCCGTTGCCCATGTCAGTCGTTGTGCTATTTATAACAGTCTCAGGACCAGACACAGTAACTAGGGCAACATTCCCTATGGTCATCGAGGACGGCCCTTTCCGACCCATTACtgagagcatcagagtggctgGCTGGCCTGGGTTTCCAGAAGATAAAGTGAAGAAGTAAGGTAAGGACAAGAAGAAACTATATTTTTTTATGGCAAAAAAGTGATTGAATGATTCAACAGTAGGCTATTACCCGTTCTCACTCGTCAAAtgcgcttggtcagtggctcttaGTGTcggataccgacgcaaaaaatCCCAGTTTagcatctgtatggaacgcagcgggcatagcagcagcttgatgacgtagtattaagagtgaCAACGGCAGTGAGAAGTACGAAAGACCCAACatctgcgtaaggaggttggttggggtggtggatgggtcaaacaacaccgGACTTTGACCCATGAGACCGGAGTtcatgtcctgttcttgtcccgcgtgtcactcaaacgtacattttgtaaccctgTCCACGATCTTTTCCTGAACATAACTGTttcgttcttgtgccgcatttCAGtaaaacgtacgtcccgacccacaGCATCAAAAAGTGACTCTGTGAGTAtcgaccaagcgcgtctaaatatgtGAAAAAGAATGTGTTGTAGACTAACACTGGATAGTTTGGGGAATGTGTGGAGGAGGGATGCCTGATTTCATTGATCAGAACGTGCCATCAGTTGTAGGAAACAATGCTGATTATTTTGGACCCCTGTCTTAAGTCTTTTAAGGATTCAGCAGATTTTCATTCTATATTCGCATTGTGGCATCACACAATATCTCACAGACAGTAATCTGGATCCTTGGTATTTTGGGTAGGAAACATTGTTAAAACATTGACACTATCCTACAGTTCCTATAGAGAGTCTTAATTACACATTCacatttctgatttattatGACACATAATTACTTTTTTCCGTTACAATGTACAGTTAATGAGGTACATCTAACTACTGTTGTGAAACCCTTAAATTGCTTTATGGCATGCAGTGTACCTGCTTGTGGACGCCCACTGAGTACTGCATAACCTGGGTGAGGTCCGCCGAATCTTTCGACAAACTCATAGATGAAGGTAATAGTACTCTGGCCTGGAAACACAAGCACAgatacaaatgtttaaaaacaggATTAAGTCTGACAACAGCTGTGTAATAATTGTGTTAAATTAATATGACAAAAGAAGCAAAATGAATGTACATGGACCAACACGCAGTGGGAATAAATGTGAAGTAAAAATGctacaaattaaaaaacagtTAAGACAATAAAGGGCAGTGCAAATATGAGCCTGGATTACCTTAAAGGAATAATTTTACCTTTTGTGAAATacttttatttgcttttttgacAGAAGTTAAATTAGAAAGGCAATACCAGATTAGTGCAGCTTATGCCTGGCCCACACTGAAAGATTTTTCAAATCTTAACAGATGAAGTGAGTGTAAGTTGATTACATATCCACAAGATGGCGGTCACATACAAAGGTACACAGCCCATACAGTATTCATGGAATTTCACAGACTATAGGGTCtgcattaaaaaatattttttttaaaagctgaaaATTTGAGCAAATCTGACCTGATTCAAGTCAGGTGGAATTTGGAGAAATGACAGCCTGGCCCGAACCTGACAGCGAGCAGTAACTTCCTAAAGTTTCTGCTGGTCACCTTGCAACCTCAGGGTGACAACTGTTGGACAGGCTGGCTATTTTCCCTCTTTCTTGTCTTTATGCTGCTTGTTGTAGCCTTATATTCACTGGATAGCTTTCACTCtcaacaagaaagcaaataagcattaTTCTCTCAATGTTGTGTATCTGACCTGTGACTTTCAGTGTGTATGGTTGGTTGGAGTTGATGTTGATCTTCCAGGTTCCTGTCTGTATGTCAGCGTTAAAACGGATTCTCCTCAGGTTGCCCACTGTTTTTATGGTCCCCAGTTTACCGGTGGCCTCATTGCTGCTCTGGCTCACACCTGGAATTTGTTATCATGCAGTTGTCACAAATATCTATCACACAGTAATAATATTGTCAGCAAGAAAAAGGACGAGTCTCTAGTGCAGACACTGCATTGGGTATGGTATATTACCTGCAGGGTTGGTTAGTATAAAGCTAATGGATGTCCCTGTGAGGTAGACAGTGATATTCTTTAGAGATTCATCCAACATGAAGGGGAAGGTCTCCTGCTTCCCAGGGTTCCTTGCTCGTTGAAGAACTGTCACCTAAGGAAGTAGCGAGAACAAGAAGAGCATAATGATTTACCGCTTTATTTTGTCATATTGGTCCAACCCCTGAACGGGTGCTACATGCCTCAGATAGAATGACTTGAACAGTTTTACCAGAGCTGAAGTGGAGGTGTCAATGATGACATCTGTGGCCTCAGGCAACTGCGCCTTAGACACCTGGATGGCCTGGCCTCCAGAGGCCAACGCCAGCTCAATGTAGTCTTCGAAGGAAGAGGCAGCGCTGAGGGAACGCCGGCGCCTACCACCACCCGCGGAAATCAAGAATGACACCTGTGGAGATCATTTGATGTTGAGATTATAAACCAAGCCTTTCAAGATTTACTTAAGTTAAACTGATGCGTCTGAAATTCCATACTAGCATGTTTTTTAGTAGGCTGAAACAGTATGTGAGATTTTTTAGTATGTCTGAAATCTTAGTATGAAACCAATAGTACATGAATTGCATTCTATTTccagtgaaatattacagtatgcaaacACTGGACACTACGCCGGCATaagtataccacaatgcaatgcggagTAACGACAACGTTTAAAACAGACAAACGGACAGCAACGATGGCAACTCCGTAACGTCCAAAATGCTTTCATGTACGTACATTTCTACATATAAAAATCTGTGATTTTGTCAGCTGAAACTGTTGGTCTAGTTACTTAGCTAtttcagtaatttaagcatTATCTTGCGATGCCACTAGAGCTAAGGTTGGCaggggttaccatggttacgcTTCCCCAACCGGCAAGGAGGCTTTCAGGAAGTGACATGTTGAAAATTACAGCTTAGTGCCTCCAAAAAGATacacactactgtttatttacacaaaagtaTGTTGATTGAAAGTATACATATTGAGAATGTAGTGTGTTGTATGCGATGTCGGATACAATCTCAGGTTGAGTGAGCATAGGGCATCATAGGGTGTCAGTCAGTATTTACCGTCGACTTGGAGCTCCTGATGAGAGCAACAATAGTGTCCTTGAGGGTGATGTCTTTGGCTGTAGCATCAGTGAAAACATAGATGTTGGAGGAGGCAGGGGCATTGGTCAGAGCCAACTGGAGATATAAAACAATGGACAAAGTCAATTATTGCTGAATCACCACCGTCTTCAAGGGGTCCATAAACATATTCAACCACCCTAGTTAGATATTATCATAGTTTTGGTACCTGAAGTCCGGACAGGCACATCTCAGGGACATCACCACCTCCTGTGGCTGTGAGCTTAGCCACTTCTTCTTTCATCTTATTGGGGTCTGTTGTCTTGAACGGTGGTCCAAATGCTACATATAGAGCACAGAAAATGGGCTAAGTGCTAAGACTAACCTGTGTTTTTTGGACTAAATGTCTTTCTATACTATAGAACTATTGAGTCTATAGCAGGGGTGGAGCAGGGGTTGACTTCTGGGCCTCCAGACCCAAATCTTttctcaaatcaaatcaaatctttttttttgttgttttaatgctAGAGTGAATATATTTATATCACATGAAACTAGACAACCTAAACAATCCAGTGGTACCCTGTCATGGCTTGTCGGGAATAGGGCTTAATAATGCTCAAAAACTAGGTTAAATTGTTTATTGGGGTCCCTAAACAGTCTTGGAATTGCATAAATTGGTCTGACTGGAAAGCTGAGAATCTTCTGGATTTAATGAGTCCAATTGTATTCACATGTGATGATGTTAGTCCCCATAGTAGCCATTTCATTATTGTTAGACATTTCTTTTCCAATGATGTGCAGatttttaggcattctattatcaaCTTGCATGAAAAATTGTGCATAAAGCTGCCATAAATGGGAAAGAAACCTCCACTAGGGAGCATGGCCCCGGGCTCCCCTAGGTATGGGCTGAGCCCCGATTGTTTACAAAATCTGTCTCCTTCCCTGGTCTATATACAGATTTACAGTATGCACCACAGTTTGCCAAATCTACTTTACATAAGAGCATACACTTTTACGTAACCTCATACGCCTCCTTTAGTCCAGTTAAATTGCACAAGAGTTTGTTTCCCTTcttggtgcggttcgtttgggcaggtgttAATGTGAAAATCGCACACGAGTATGCACCAtaagcagaccaaacaactgtaCAGAGATCTCCTTCATGGGGTAGTCTCAGTACGCTTTCAATCGAACTCTGAAGCGGTtcatttgtggtgagaacgcGATCCGAGCTTGAACCGCACCAACTGTGTACTTCACAAGTCTGAGCTCatgtagtcaggtgtgctttGCAATCTGTGATGCGGCAGaacagcaaactgtagcagcttgcaatgtttctctCAGAAATAGACTACAGTCTAGCTTGCTGTCACTCCCAtttccgtggtcaaaccagccgcccctaaagttggagacagacaccgGCAGAGCACAGCAAcgtctcggtgaccagagcagacgtagtaagGTCGcttgcgaaacaatgtctgattatttaaattaaatgagctggtttgaccatggagatggaagaaatatgcactagtccagaacacaggaccttcttcctgtatttactttcttgctcccgcccaagacacatctgaccaataagcgGAGTGAACATGCTTGCGGGGTTTGTAATGACGAATTTTGGTAcgtttggatttttccagggTGAAACAAAACTGAACCAAGGAGAAATCGCTCCAAATTTTCAAACTCATTAACCGATTCGGACcagaacaaacaaactataggtgtgaaaatgcCTATCTCGACTCATGGATTCCTTAACGTGATCAGTAAGGTAGAAGAGTTCATACCGGGGTCATTGAAAGGCACCAGAATGTACTCAGATGGCTCGTCCTGTGTTCCTTTTTTGCTGTCAATGATTTCGTTAACAGTCGCCCTGGCTTCAGCAATGTCATCTGCCATACTGCCAGTGGTGTCAATAACAAAGCACACGACAGATGAGCGAGCGATCCCCATCATTctgtgagaaagaaagagagagtgaagaaTTAAAGGTCAGGTAAACCTTGCATCCCTCTCAGTCCTGACAGTGACATCGTACTGCATTGTGAACTTTGCGATTCAAGATCAACTCAGGATCGAGATATTTTTCGTATCTAAATTTCATACCTCAAAAATTCGTCGTCCCCGGCAGCTAACCGGATGTCCTGCAGCAGCTGGAGGCTGGCCTCCGTGGCTGCATTTACAGCAACATTGTGGAGGGCCACGTTGTCCGAGCGGCGCTCATCTTTGCTGATGCCTCCACGAGGAACTGTTGTGCTAGTCAGGTCAGTTGCACCGCCATGGCTGCATTTACCTGGCACAGGGCAGAGGGAACAGGTTTAAATTTTTATAAAGAGTGGACTTGTGCCTGTTATGTATTCAAGTGTGCTTTCCTAGGTAGACTGTATTACCCGGCAAAATTGTTCATGTTTGTCTTGTACTCAAGGTAGAGCAAATATGTTTCAAATAACTGCCATATGAGTGCTTCATCtggattttaattttaaacttCATTAAAACCCAATTAATACTGGGCATTTTGAATGTCAGAGTTAGAGAATGATGTGTGTTAGTTATTGGTGAAGCATGATATCTATTTCCTTGTTCTCTAGTTTGATTTCCagtttcttgctgagagttagccATCTTGCAGAGCCTCGCTGGCGGACAGCCGTCTCACGGAGCCTGGGCAGCCCATTTGCGGCGCTCCACAGGGGGGCAGCCTGCTTGCAAAGCTCCACGAGCTCACAATCTGCAACTATAGTTTCGGTGTCCTGTCTGAACCAGGCATCAGTCAGAGTCTGTTGCGCGCCAAAATCAGCGAATAGAAGACTTATCAGAATGGCAAGTGTAGTTAGCATCTTTTTTGTTAGCTTGCCATTCTGGCTGACAtaaacaagaaaaacatttttgagtGGAGGGAGACTTTAACCATCTCACCCTAACCAttcaaggtcaatgcctaaacTCAACCATCTCGTGAGAGAATCCTGGATTACCATATACTGTAGACACGACCATATTGAACTGACagtgagagtggtatcaattttctcatctaatcttggcaagaaagcaaataagcgtatCTACCAAAACCAAACTACTTTAAGGTGTAGGACTTGGCTGATAGTCTTCCTGCTTTTGGATAAATGAATGACTTCATTCTAAATGTGGCCTCTTATATAAATCAGCATTCTACCTAAATGAAATATAGTTTGCCAAGTCATTCATGCAAGAAATAATGGTCTTGTGTAAAtgtttacatacagtattttgacCAGCTGTGAAAGTTCATTTTATTGTTGAGGTTAATTAAACCACGATGCACAGACTCCATCCAATGGTAACAATATATGAATATGGTTTAGGCCCCATGTTCAACTATTGTCCAAACTTTGGAGAACTTTTTGTCTCTGATACCTTTGGGCTTGGCAGCAGAGAAGATTCCCATGTAGCCTGACGTGAGTTTCCTCTCCTGCAGGAtgctggagaggatggaatTGGTGCATGTTCCACTGGGACAGTCCTTACAGGTGGGAGTGTTGACatctacacacgcacacaagatGCACAATCAGTAAACATTAGGTTGACTTTTGCTTTATGGTATATGGTAGAACAGTGATAGGATGCTATGTCAGAGTGATATGGTTATCTAAAAATAATGTAGACCCAGCAGCTAATCAGGATAAAGCCAAAACCAAACTCTGTCATTCTCACTGCTCTTTGGTCTAT contains these protein-coding regions:
- the vwa11 gene encoding von Willebrand factor A domain-containing protein 7 isoform X1 — protein: MQNKSWSCLGIQGLIMPSVLGIALLSLVLSGPTVAFVPIGGGASNHVSITGKALLKKVTETCRAVAEAAHHEFKPTGSSPEELVQACLGPTATGLVSGAKFHSALQEIYNQNGLVDRDFINSAPHHFNSEAFLEGRALITEGMAAIKANIRKQNFQAARETLGRVLHTLQDFYSHSNWVELGYKEPYINLIRPDLPLEDLADVNTPTCKDCPSGTCTNSILSSILQERKLTSGYMGIFSAAKPKGKCSHGGATDLTSTTVPRGGISKDERRSDNVALHNVAVNAATEASLQLLQDIRLAAGDDEFLRMMGIARSSVVCFVIDTTGSMADDIAEARATVNEIIDSKKGTQDEPSEYILVPFNDPAFGPPFKTTDPNKMKEEVAKLTATGGGDVPEMCLSGLQLALTNAPASSNIYVFTDATAKDITLKDTIVALIRSSKSTVSFLISAGGGRRRRSLSAASSFEDYIELALASGGQAIQVSKAQLPEATDVIIDTSTSALVTVLQRARNPGKQETFPFMLDESLKNITVYLTGTSISFILTNPAGVSQSSNEATGKLGTIKTVGNLRRIRFNADIQTGTWKININSNQPYTLKVTGQSTITFIYEFVERFGGPHPGYAVLSGRPQAGQPATLMLSVMGRKGPSSMTIGNVALVTVSGPETVINSTTTDMGNGEILATVDVVPEGEFVVSLKGTDKESNSEFQRQSTTQMSISKVNIQAVVDRSVEPGKAFTLPFSVMTQGSGGQYSISARNDRNFLMNYPTSLTLTTGQYANTTITITPPADTSSGTDVTLTLDAKSSDGIDSNYVVLRLSVVSKITDFVQPLCKVVNVQADECPQDVSQCEPFQWEFAATLSDGNGTGIESISLRQGSGNLTTTSLSDPIVQANYTASCCSQIVEFVAVDKVGNVGKCHHSIVRSAGSPALTVSLPLWLCLLVSAFVTRF
- the vwa11 gene encoding von Willebrand factor A domain-containing protein 7 isoform X2, producing the protein MPSVLGIALLSLVLSGPTVAFVPIGGGASNHVSITGKALLKKVTETCRAVAEAAHHEFKPTGSSPEELVQACLGPTATGLVSGAKFHSALQEIYNQNGLVDRDFINSAPHHFNSEAFLEGRALITEGMAAIKANIRKQNFQAARETLGRVLHTLQDFYSHSNWVELGYKEPYINLIRPDLPLEDLADVNTPTCKDCPSGTCTNSILSSILQERKLTSGYMGIFSAAKPKGKCSHGGATDLTSTTVPRGGISKDERRSDNVALHNVAVNAATEASLQLLQDIRLAAGDDEFLRMMGIARSSVVCFVIDTTGSMADDIAEARATVNEIIDSKKGTQDEPSEYILVPFNDPAFGPPFKTTDPNKMKEEVAKLTATGGGDVPEMCLSGLQLALTNAPASSNIYVFTDATAKDITLKDTIVALIRSSKSTVSFLISAGGGRRRRSLSAASSFEDYIELALASGGQAIQVSKAQLPEATDVIIDTSTSALVTVLQRARNPGKQETFPFMLDESLKNITVYLTGTSISFILTNPAGVSQSSNEATGKLGTIKTVGNLRRIRFNADIQTGTWKININSNQPYTLKVTGQSTITFIYEFVERFGGPHPGYAVLSGRPQAGQPATLMLSVMGRKGPSSMTIGNVALVTVSGPETVINSTTTDMGNGEILATVDVVPEGEFVVSLKGTDKESNSEFQRQSTTQMSISKVNIQAVVDRSVEPGKAFTLPFSVMTQGSGGQYSISARNDRNFLMNYPTSLTLTTGQYANTTITITPPADTSSGTDVTLTLDAKSSDGIDSNYVVLRLSVVSKITDFVQPLCKVVNVQADECPQDVSQCEPFQWEFAATLSDGNGTGIESISLRQGSGNLTTTSLSDPIVQANYTASCCSQIVEFVAVDKVGNVGKCHHSIVRSAGSPALTVSLPLWLCLLVSAFVTRF